The following are encoded together in the Pedobacter sp. D749 genome:
- a CDS encoding N(4)-(beta-N-acetylglucosaminyl)-L-asparaginase, translating to MFNRRKFIKASALSAGLLAIDKSSIANVIPNEERKTGNFPIVISTWDFGIAANADAWKVLSSGGRALDAVEQGVWVPEADEKNQSVGYGGLPDRDGHVTLDACIMDELGNCGAVLALEHIKHPISVARKVMEKTPHVMLAGDGALQFALEQGFKKENLLTPASEKAWKEWLKTAKYAPVMNIENKLYEKAAPQKLPGNQYNHDTIGMLAIDAKGNISGACTTSGMAYKLHGRIGDSPIIGAGLYVDNEVGGATSTGVGEEVVRNVGSFLVVELMRQGYTPEAACKEAVMRIIKKKPETAKNIQVGFLAINKKGEYGAYAIQQGFSYAVCNAEKQDLLIKGKSYY from the coding sequence ATGTTTAACCGCCGCAAATTTATAAAAGCATCTGCCCTATCGGCCGGATTGCTGGCTATCGATAAAAGTAGTATTGCTAATGTAATTCCGAATGAAGAAAGAAAAACAGGCAATTTCCCGATCGTAATTTCTACCTGGGATTTTGGAATTGCGGCAAATGCCGATGCATGGAAAGTACTTTCTTCCGGTGGACGTGCCTTAGATGCCGTAGAACAAGGGGTTTGGGTACCTGAGGCAGATGAAAAGAATCAATCTGTCGGATATGGCGGTTTGCCAGATCGCGATGGCCACGTTACCCTGGATGCCTGCATTATGGACGAACTCGGTAATTGCGGCGCTGTTTTGGCATTGGAACATATTAAACACCCCATCTCCGTTGCACGTAAAGTAATGGAAAAAACCCCGCATGTGATGTTAGCTGGCGATGGAGCTTTACAGTTTGCTTTGGAGCAGGGATTCAAAAAAGAAAACTTACTTACGCCTGCCAGTGAAAAGGCCTGGAAAGAATGGTTGAAAACGGCGAAATATGCCCCTGTAATGAATATCGAAAATAAGCTCTACGAGAAAGCGGCACCGCAAAAACTTCCGGGCAACCAATACAACCACGATACCATCGGCATGCTCGCAATTGATGCTAAAGGAAACATTTCCGGCGCGTGTACAACCAGCGGTATGGCTTATAAATTACACGGAAGAATTGGAGACAGTCCGATTATTGGTGCCGGCCTTTATGTAGACAATGAAGTTGGTGGTGCGACCTCAACTGGCGTAGGTGAAGAAGTGGTACGAAATGTGGGCTCATTTTTAGTAGTAGAACTCATGCGTCAGGGTTATACACCCGAAGCCGCCTGCAAAGAAGCCGTAATGCGTATTATTAAAAAGAAGCCCGAAACGGCTAAAAATATACAAGTAGGCTTTTTAGCTATTAATAAAAAAGGCGAATATGGTGCTTATGCCATTCAGCAGGGTTTTAGCTATGCGGTCTGTAACGCAGAAAAACAAGATCTTCTAATCAAAGGCAAAAGCTATTATTAA
- a CDS encoding copper homeostasis protein CutC, whose translation MKSDPITQNACLEVCANSYASALAAQNGGARRVELCDNLAEGGTTPSYAQIALAKKNLSIEIWPIIRPRGGDFLYSDTEFELMKEDIKICKSLNCEGIVIGILKADGTIDKARCAELIELAKPMEVAFHRAFDMSNDMDQALEDLISLNIKRVLTSGGASSAILGAEKLAQLVKKANGRITIMPGAGINENNIKNLIDQTGATQFHASAKEFVPSKMEFRNTETKMGSIEDEYRYELTSETKVKALVDCINKVVN comes from the coding sequence ATGAAAAGTGATCCAATCACACAAAATGCTTGTTTAGAAGTTTGTGCAAATTCTTATGCCTCTGCCTTGGCAGCCCAAAATGGTGGAGCAAGAAGAGTGGAACTTTGCGATAACCTGGCAGAAGGTGGCACCACACCAAGTTATGCCCAAATTGCTTTGGCTAAGAAAAATCTATCCATCGAAATCTGGCCGATTATCCGTCCGCGTGGAGGCGATTTTTTGTATTCTGATACCGAGTTTGAGTTAATGAAAGAAGATATAAAAATATGTAAATCATTAAATTGCGAAGGAATAGTTATCGGAATACTTAAAGCAGATGGCACTATTGACAAAGCGAGATGTGCTGAACTGATCGAGTTAGCCAAACCTATGGAGGTTGCTTTCCACAGGGCATTTGATATGAGCAACGATATGGATCAGGCATTGGAAGATTTAATCTCACTCAACATAAAAAGAGTGCTTACCTCCGGAGGTGCTTCTTCTGCAATTCTGGGTGCAGAAAAACTAGCACAACTGGTCAAAAAAGCGAATGGCCGGATTACCATTATGCCTGGTGCAGGGATTAACGAAAACAACATTAAAAACCTTATTGATCAAACCGGTGCCACACAATTTCATGCCTCAGCAAAAGAATTTGTGCCGAGTAAAATGGAATTCAGAAATACGGAAACCAAAATGGGCAGCATTGAGGACGAATACCGTTA
- a CDS encoding YegJ family protein: MGLLSNIFGKKNVAERKGEPDMVYVPNEDERMNWAIEKANLTLWYFEESLTNPQPHHAYFSVKVHIIDGENSEHIWLTEPHFDDEGNLFGTVGNEPVSVGTVKLNQKIGIDRDLISDWMSIENGRLIGGYTIRAIRDGIPEKEKAAFDDSIGLYIDEGVDHFKANLETPEGAILALENAYNARDLDAAIACKDFFEEARIMLSKLKMELDDDIITETAEVLKLSFINNTEEHGFPDFSGLQNAFPERKKIDDSHWIITEVCWFPDGGKSTQLLNTYKSPKGWVVLGPVETEE, translated from the coding sequence ATGGGGTTATTATCTAATATTTTTGGAAAGAAAAACGTTGCCGAACGCAAGGGTGAGCCTGATATGGTTTATGTGCCTAACGAAGACGAGCGTATGAACTGGGCGATAGAAAAAGCCAATTTAACGCTTTGGTATTTCGAAGAAAGCCTGACTAATCCCCAGCCGCACCATGCTTATTTCTCTGTTAAAGTTCATATTATAGATGGAGAAAATAGCGAGCATATTTGGCTGACTGAACCACATTTTGATGATGAAGGCAATCTTTTTGGTACCGTAGGTAACGAACCTGTAAGTGTAGGCACGGTGAAACTAAACCAGAAAATTGGAATTGATCGCGACCTGATATCAGACTGGATGAGTATTGAAAATGGCAGATTAATTGGCGGTTACACCATAAGAGCTATCAGAGACGGTATACCTGAAAAAGAGAAAGCAGCATTTGATGACAGTATAGGCTTATATATTGATGAAGGGGTTGATCATTTCAAAGCCAATCTTGAAACACCAGAAGGTGCAATATTAGCTTTGGAGAATGCCTATAATGCTAGGGATCTTGATGCTGCAATAGCATGTAAAGATTTCTTCGAGGAAGCAAGAATCATGCTTTCCAAATTGAAAATGGAATTAGATGATGACATCATCACTGAAACAGCAGAAGTACTTAAATTATCTTTTATCAATAATACCGAAGAACATGGTTTCCCTGATTTTTCAGGTCTTCAAAATGCTTTCCCTGAAAGAAAAAAAATTGATGATTCCCATTGGATAATTACTGAAGTATGCTGGTTTCCGGATGGTGGAAAATCAACACAGCTACTCAACACCTATAAATCGCCAAAAGGCTGGGTTGTTTTAGGCCCTGTAGAAACAGAAGAATAA